A DNA window from Ranitomeya imitator isolate aRanImi1 chromosome 2, aRanImi1.pri, whole genome shotgun sequence contains the following coding sequences:
- the LOC138662108 gene encoding cis-aconitate decarboxylase-like, giving the protein MLSALVNNTEKVHKLSRHIHKSAVKVIVGNQLEDSVTGSFASFIDGIRPEHLSDVVRHRSKRMILDNIGVGLVGSNTHVFKIVVKYCQDLHFSSFGNSAFCSVYGQKGLKLSPTLAAYANGVAVHSMDFDDTWHPATHPSGAVLPAILALSQMLSNDRRVSGEDLLTAFNVGIEIQGRLMSFSSEAKNIPKKFHPPSVVGTMGSAAASAKLLALDKDQCTHALAIAASLAGAPMANAATLAKPLHIGNATRLGLEAAILAANGMEANSLILDDVPGCSGFSAFYGDYQPKALASPGKQYKFLLEKQDIAFKSFPAHLGMHWIVNAAVSVRSRFEEQYGSFNPSAIQTIVLKIPVSKYINRPYPDSEHQARHSFQYNACTALLDGEVNIKSFHDDKMFRKEIHNLLSKVVVEHPQDNEANFDKMYGEVALLLKNGDVIIGKCDTFYGHWRKPLSRESLLKKFLSNAGDILQKDQIQAVIQMVENLESIRDSSQLPLLLQ; this is encoded by the exons ATGCTTTCTGCACTCGTCAAT AACACTGAGAAAGTTCATAAACTATCAAGACATATTCACAAGTCTGCTGTGAAAG TGATTGTTGGAAACCAGTTGGAAGACTCAGTAACCGGCAGTTTTGCATCATTTATCGATGGGATCCGCCCGGAGCATCTGTCGGATGTTGTCCGTCACAGAAGTAAACGCATGATACTGGACAACATTGGTGTGGGACTGGTTGGAAGCAACACACACGTCTTCAAGATTGTGGTGAAATACTGCCAG GACCTGCACTTCTCATCCTTTGGAAATTCTGCCTTTTGTTCTGTCTACGGTCAAAAAGGTTTAAAGCTTTCACCGACCCTGGCGGCCTATGCTAATGGTGTTGCT GTACACTCTATGGACTTTGATGATACATGGCACCCTGCCACCCACCCATCAGGCGCTGTGCTTCCTGCCATCCTGGCGCTGTCTCAGATGCTTTCAAATGACAGAAGAGTCAGTGGTGAAGATCTCCTGACAGCTTTCAATGTGGGGATTGAAATTCAAGGAAGACTGATGAGTTTCTCCAGTGAAGCAAAGAATATTCCTAAAAA GTTTCATCCACCTTCTGTCGTTGGCACCATGGGAAGTGCAGCAGCTTCAGCCAAACTTCTTGCACTAGACAAAGATCAATGTACCCATGCCCTGGCGATCGCAGCCTCTCTTGCTGGTGCTCCGATGGCAAATGCTGCCACTCTAGCTAAGCCATTACACATCGGCAATGCTACTAGATTAGGTCTGGAAGCCGCCATTCTGGCTGCTAATGGTATGGAGGCCAACTCTCTCATACTTGATGATGTGCCTGGATGCTCTGGTTTTAGTGCTTTTTATGGTGATTACCAGCCTAAAGCTCTTGCTTCACCTGGAAAGCAGTACAAGTTTCTTCTTGAGAAGCAAGACATTGCTTTCAAGTCTTTCCCAGCCCATCTCGGAATGCACTGGATAGTGAATGCTGCCGTCTCGGTGAGGAGCAGGTTTGAAGAGCAGTATGGATCATTCAACCCATCTGCCATTCAGACTATTGTTCTTAAAATTCCAGTCTCCAAATACATCAATAGACCCTACCCTGACTCTGAACATCAGGCTCGTCACTCCTTCCAGTACAATGCCTGTACGGCACTACTGGATGGAGAAGTCAACATTAAGTCTTTCCACGACGACAAAATGTTTCGTAAGGAAATCCATAATCTCCTGAGCAAAGTGGTAGTGGAGCACCCACAGGACAATGAAGCCAACTTTGATAAGATGTATGGAGAAGTGGCCCTCCTGCTCAAAAATGGAGATGTGATCATAGGAAAATGTGACACTTTTTATGGGCACTGGAGGAAACCTTTGAGCCGAGAATCTCTGCTGAAGAAATTCTTGTCCAATGCTGGAGATATCCTACAGAAAGACCAAATTCAGGCTGTAATACAGATGGTAGAAAATCTAGAAAGTATCAGAGATAGCTCACAGCTTCCACTACTGCTCCAATAA